The Megachile rotundata isolate GNS110a chromosome 6, iyMegRotu1, whole genome shotgun sequence nucleotide sequence tttaattaatcttcCAGGGTTGAATGTATAACACATTTTTTCAGCCCTCCTAAATAATAAATGTCCGAGGTACATTTAAATGTTCGAAATCAGTACGgatgtttaaaaattagtaCGGTATTGATAAAATCAGTACGAATTGTCATTGTAGATGGAACTCACCTTGCTAATGCAgacgtataataaaaataacctaCATAAAATGAAAGCTGCAATAATTCTTTGAAAGTACAAACGACAAGATTCGTAAAAATGGAAAGTTAAAGTCAAGTTGGTCATGTGTCGTGGAGGACGATAGCAATGCGTACCTAGTAGTACAGTCCGCGTGGAAAATGAAGCGCTCAGATCCGTAGCATTCGCGGTCGGCTAGACCGTGGAATTGCCTAGTGTCCCGTGCAGCTGCAAGCAAGGCAGCTCGATGGTACGGCATGGCCTACTGGGCGGCCTGAAACCGAGGATTTACAGAGGCCAAGTCCACGTAAAATGGCGCCACCCTCGAGAACACCCGAGAACAGCTTAATCCACGGGAAAGCTTCGTCGGGGTCCAGAGGTACGCCCGTTCGAAGAATACGTACGTAGTCAGTGTCAATGATACCGCGTACGTGCATACGTACGTATATCTACCCCCAAATGTATCCCTCGAGCGTGGTAAACTCTTTCTCGCTAATCGTAGTCACCAGACAAAGTGAAACGTCGAGGGAAAGCGTGAAAACTGCACAAGCCGAGAGAGGATATAACTTTTCCATCTGAGCCTGTTCCTTGTCGTGTAACATGGTCGTGTGTCGTCTCATCGACAGTGTACATCGGTAGGCGCACCGCGTTATAACCTCTTCGCTGGTCCGCGTCTTCTATCAAAATGTGATTTAACGAGTTCGAATAGAAAACACTGTTGATCAGCGAAAAATGAGGAACGACATTACGGACATGCACACCGTGAATGCTGATAGCAGCACGGACGCCATATGGCTCGAGAAAAGGAGTCCGTTGCAGACGGTGCCCGATCAAGTGTCATTCAGTACGTTCCAAATACATCTTTCCTTTGACGGAATGGAAGATGTACTTTAAGAAATTAGTGCTTTCGAATCTTGTTAATGATTTTTTGACGTGCACGTGCGCGCGCTTTCGGTTCGTCTCTTGTTTTCGTTGGTGATCGATGTCGGTTGGAAAGAGCGCGAGAATTTGCTTCTTTTTCTTGTCTGCGCTAATGAAATGTACAGTGAAACGTTTTAAACTGATTGTTTTACTTAAATGTCATGTATGCATGCCCACTTGGAATTGTAAATTATGAATAGTAATGTAGTTTTTCAATTTGACTAAAGCATACTGTTCTGAATTTTTTAGTTCTTCGGTAGTGTACATAATACGGTGTAGAGCTAttacttattcttatcaacgtgtacaaaaataatcttcAATACTAAAAAAATAATCGTCAAAGTTTATAATTGTGACGATATTGGTGTACTAATTGTTTTATCGTACAAATGCGATGTTCGTGCGCATGCGCGTATATAAATCATTATAAATTGACGACACTCAAATTTTGTAGCGTTTATGTTGTTTAAGATAAAAGCAATTTTCATGTTTAGTTTATGTTAAACATTTTGGTGAGGTATACACAAGCGAACCATACGAAATGACAGATTTAATTTGTTACGGGTCCGTGAACGTCCATTGACACGCGATGCTCATTTTCCCGCGCTTTTCTCCACCGACCAACAACTGTAACTTAATACCTAATgacttacaaaaattattaaatgtgcGTTGAATCGTGTAAAAGATTTAttgtttttttacatttttctattaataccttaaattttaaacatatttaaaaagcGCAAAGAAGTTAAAACGATGTGTTTCTGTATAAGAATCGCTCGTCAAAAGATGATTTACTGAAATGTAGTTGCAAAACGCGTACACTCATTAACCCTTTACATTCCAAGTGCCAACTTGACAATAGAATTGACCACGTGTTAATTAACGTGGCGTGTCAGCGGCCTTGGAGACTTTACCGGTACCCGTTATATTACCGAAGTCTCGAGATAAATTTTTCGCAATCTATCCAAAGATAGGTGATTACATGTGTGCTGTTGGCACTAAAGAATGCATAAATGATAATTTAGAGagagataaataattaataagagtgtgaataaaactatataaagGATATTGCAAGTTTTTAGTAGTGATACACAAATGAACATATCCAAGTTCATTTGAACAATATTACGGAGGAATTTATTTAGACATTACTTAAGCATGTTATTCTTAAGACACCACCAAATTCCTTCAGAATAAAaccaaaatattaattagtaatCAACCAGTAGCAACATGGTGGTGCAGGgtgtgcaaagggttaactcgAGAATTTTATTGTAGTTATCCTTTCAAGTACTATTAAATACTGTTGTAAATAACAAAAACATGTCTTTCTGTTTCAGCTCTTGATAAAGTCGTCGTCAAACAAGAACTTCCCGATGAAGCGGAAATCCGAGAATTGGCTGCCAAAATGGTGGAAGCAAACAAAGCGAAAATGGTAAATGCACCAGGGGCACCATCGCAACAGCAAAGGCCTCCTCAGTGTCTTCTGCCGCAATCCAATTTTCCCGGTATTTTGGGATACTTGAACAAACGACCGGCAGACTCGTCGACCACTGTGGCAACGAAGCCGCCTTCGACAGAGGGCAAGGTACCTCCTGACGATGAAAGCCAGAGGGGTCGTTTCGGCTGGACGAGTTTCGACGATTGTCACATACCTTATATATTTCGCTCGGGCGAAAAGTATTGCGCTGTACGAATCTTAGAATCTAAGTTATTAAACAAGTACCTGAGTTATCTGCACTCGGATATCTACAGTTGCACATGTATAAGGAGCTACTATATCACGGAGGCTGAAAGCAAGTTGTTCACTGAGATCAACGTGAAACATTGTGAGAATCAGTTTGGAAGGGAACAGTTTACGTGTAAAGACTTGGTGGTTCGTCTGTCTGATGCTAAAGAATTCTATACTTTCTTGGATGTGTGTTACACAAAATTAACGACAGGCACAAATCCAAATGTGACAAATGGATCTGACAAATGCGGGTTTATCCGGATAAACAAGGAATCAGTCGTTCCTTATACAGTGAAGGATGGTCTCCAGTATGTCCCTTTGTTTTACTTTGAGGGTGAGACAGAGAACCTTAAATTAAAAGCGGAAAAACTCGAAGGCTGGGATTTGTCGTATTTGAAGTTTTGTTGCAAAGTACAGGGTATACGAAATGAACTTTTTGCAAGTGAGACATGCTCGGTGATTAGTTTAAATGACATTAAAAGTTACTTTCCCCCTGGCACGGGATTTGAGGACTATTGGCCAACCAAAGTTATGGACTCTCAGTTATTAGTGTCTAGTaaaggtggtggtggtggtggtggctgGACAAAACAACCTCCGACACCGCCGGCGACCAAATCCGTTCCTGTACAAAATAACACGAACAAAGCTTCGGTTAATGCACGTGCTGCTCCTATGCACAACATACTACCACGTGGATCTGTTTCTAATGCATCACAAGTGCAACAACGCCAACAAAGGCCTGTTGTCACTACTCATCCAGCACATTCTTCGCCAAATGCTTTACCCTCTAGCAGATCAAATATTGTGACACAACCCATGTTGAACACAGTGCAAAGTGTAAATGGGTGGACAGGACTTGTTGGTGGACAGCCTACCTTCCAAACGGCACTTGTTTCGCAGGCCAATTCTATTATACGAATGCCTTCAACCTTAAACATGCACAATGTAAGTTTTAAATTAAGTTTGAAGTTAgactaataatatttattgtgtTGTCTTTGGAATCTAAAGCAGCATTGcattaatgtaatatttacttatataggatgtttattttattacagcAAATATCTAATCCGCTAAAAACTTATTCACAACAAAGTAGTAGAACTAGAGGGGGTGGTGGCACTGCTGCAACGGCTCAGTACTCTGGAGTATATCCAGTAACGACTATGCAGACTGTTGCTCAAGCTCAACCACCCCCTCTCGTAAGAGCAACAGTCCATTCCAGTCAACCTAATCTTGGGTAAGTAACAAAAAGATTTATTAAAGTTTGTGtttctttatatatatacatgtataggtTTTTGAAACAATGCTTTAGAATATTGAggacaatttatttttcattttcacattAAGCACTTCCTCTTGTCTTACACAgcattatcaatattttatgcTTGTTTATGATTTAGTGATTGAGAACAGTAAATTATATATTAGATGTGAGTTCAGTGTTAAAAAGCACgccatattaaatattttcttaaaatccTTACACATTGAATATTATTTCCTGCTTGAAAGTTATGTTATACAAATGAAATGAACTGTTAATTAAAAGTTTTCACTGTATATATCACTCACATTGTATATAGTTTACAAACGTACAAAGGAGTTACAatagttttatataaaaaattgatatttaatacAAAGCATAATAGAGTAATTCAAGCATGCTAATGTAAAATGTTAGGGAACTTTTATGTACTTCAAAGTACTTGATAATACTTttatctttaaaaaattattgtttattatgtGGAAAACCTGCACTATAGCTTTTTGCATTTGTACATACAATGTATGATTTTTTTGTATAGTTATCCAACCTATGGGAAGGATGACTGGTGAGTTCCTGTAAAATGTACTATAGTCATGATTACCACATGAAAGTAAGATAGCATGCATAAGAACGTTGTGATTAAcaagtttttatttatataaaactgCAATAACTACATACTGCCTGTTTTGCCTTTTTATATActatttattcttttcttttttttcttttttttttatttactaaaCATAATACATATTTGCTTTATATTTTGTTGAATACCATTGATTTTGCTAATTTCACTGATCAGATGTTGATATATATGAAAAATGTGAATAATTGTCCTTTATTATTATTCcatatttttttacttattttttatgttaattaaactattgtgtttatttcattttttataatttttttatttatgtaaatttatgcGATCGTCATAAAATGTTTTTGTAGAATATTAAAGCAATACACATAGTTAATATTATAATggtttatgtatatatttttatattcattttcttttgtttataaGGACAAACACATTATGCATAAAATGTATAGaacaatgtatattttttaaatattttgtaattaattgatCTAAATTATATAGTTGAATGTACATATTTGAACTATTTATATTTCTcaatatgcaatataaaatatttttattttagggtCACGTCTACGTATACTACACCTACCTTAGGTGTACCTAATGCTGTTACAGCAAGTACCTACCCTCAGATGCTTGGTTTAAGCGAACAAGTACAAGCTATGATGCCATCACCTACTTCACCATCTacattattacactcacaaagGCATACACCATCTGCTGTTCATAACACAAATCATTCAAAATATCCACCACCATTAATACCAGTTAATGGAAGTAATAATAGTTCCAGgtattaaattatacattttatatcctgtaatttttaatgagaaaagtaaatgattaaatttattattactacaTATAAGAAAATTTCTTTCAGGGATTCAAGAGGCAGAAAGCCATTGATTCCAATATCAGAAACACTTATGTCAACTTGTCAAGTTCAACCTTATCAAATTCAGAAAGCACTTGTCGAAGACAAAATGGTACCCTGTATTAATTTTAAGCCATACATTTACTCTGAATTATTGATGACGCTTCCTGATTTCGTCGCCCAGTATTTTCCTGCCTGCGATATCAACAGTTGTCGGCAGGTTCTTACGGATGTTCTACACATAGACTTATACCAAGGAAACAGGTAAAAACGAAGAATACATTGTAACAAAGAAGAAATAGTATGAACAATGTTAACGTTAAGTACATTTCTTTGAAGGCTACAAATGAAGATGTTAATGGAAGCAGGAAAATGTTCGTCGCTGAACGAAGAGCTACCTTTGATACAAGTGAAAAGTATAATGAAATACATGCCACAATTGAAGTATATGTTCAATAGAGGTGAAATGGTGATGCCTGCACCTGCACATTCCGCCGAGGAACACCCTGCCAAAAAGCGTCAACGCACCAGCTAGGACTGGCTACAGCCTTACTGGCCTACTTATGACTACTACCATTCGGCATTTTAAAAAAGGCCGATCATTTTGACTCGTGTGTTACAAAATAGGCATTATTATGCTCCGCGAAACAATGTAAAACACATGATTGACGTCACGTGCCAGAAAGAATGCACTCAACTGAGGATTACCTTCTAATAGAAGGTGAATCTGAGACATAGTGTGAGCTACTTCTTTCTCCAAAGTGTATTTACTGACGAGAATATgcttgtaaataaaattgagaTGTAAAAAAAATAGCGTTGCACAGTTGGCAAGTTAGATAtgcttttatatattaaaacaattaacaCTTTTCTTTAAGATTTCGTTACAACTTAAAATCGTTGAACgaagaaaaaaacaaaaaatatcgtGACTATCAAGACCATTcctcatatttttatttcatttcatttttctacCTCTGCTACAGAGTATCTTACGTGTAGTATTTCTgtgtaaataaaatgaaagttttAATCTTAAATGTGATTCGGAGAAAGAAAGTGGTTGTATCAATGGATATGAGATGCCGTAGGTGTTTAAAATTTACCTACATTACACGACAAAtgaatatcaaataaatttggCATTTGTATATTCTAAAAGGAAGTAATGCTTCTTCAAGTTCCTAGCTATTACTAATACGTATCTTCATAACTGctgcaaaataatttaaaaatgttactaaTTCACGACAATGGTTTAACCCAGTTTAGCGAAACTTAGGTAAAACATTCTGTTTTGAATGTTGGAAAGTTCTATTTTCTAAAATCACCGTACACAGAGATGCAGGTATTTTTGTTCAGATATTGTCAGTATATAACTATCTAAGTCAATAACAAAGGAAAAAGGAATAATTCAGTTTAAAGTACCATAAAAGATATGGCACATTAACAGCTAATGAGATATGTATAATCGGTGTTTATAAATGTTTTGTTCGTTTTGTTTTtatgtttgtttaaatattaattatccgGAAAATTCAAATAACTTAGTTGAGGTAACAAAATcttattatttgttttttaagTATTCAATTAAAACAAACATATCTCATGGATTTGTTAATATCAAATCTTATTGTAAAGAAGATGTAATAgcttcaaaaaaaaaattagtacttCGTCGAAAAAAAGAAACTGACACATTGTAGAATTTATACCCTGAGATGGTCTTCCGTTCTTCACATAGGTACAAAAACATTTGATAAATGTTTTTCCATTCCTTTGTCCAAGACAAATATAATAGGATGTGATTAAGGGAAATGATTGTCCTACATTGGTGTAATGAGTTACGCAGTCTCAACTGGTCCTGTATTctcaaaatgaaaaacaaaaaaaagagaGGCTTAAATTAGTATTATTGACTGACTAACTTTCACTTTCGCTATTACTATTACATTAAAGAAAAGAACTAAATAAGTATAATGCGAAAAcggtatgtatatatatgtatatgtatgaaaaTAATTCTAGTAATAACTTAATGTTGACCATCATGGATTTTTCCATAAAAGAAGAAAGGCTTAGGCATCCTGTTACGGTGGAAAAtggtatattttgttatttataactTACATTTTGTCATATCATTGTATTATATATCTTCATTTTTATCGCCGTTGAAAGATTATATTTCTACGGACTGGTGTCTACCATTTTCtaacatttattaacaaaataacaCAAGAAATTCATCCAGAAAAGTATTTAGTGAAAGAATAAAGTCTGTgcaataataatgtaaaataatcattattatttacattttataactgctagattttaatttttatatttttgtaaaagaaaattaaacatGGCGGTGATTATCACGTTGATTTCAAGTGTAACGCGTTATAGTATtatgtgatattttattttatttaataaatacaatgaaaaattagtaaagttAATTTTGTTAGTCATTTTGCGTACTGGTTGTTGTAATATAAGAACACTGAAGTATTGTGAAAATGTATACCGCAGTCACGTGAATATGAATTGCACGATTCGTATtcaattttcaagaatttcttgaattatttTGATACAACAATTCATCGTCGATTACTTTGCGTTACAAAAATTAAGACCATCAAAACGGTGTATTATatgtattgtatttttaaataaaaagggaagaaaaataTGGACGAACAGAAATTTGTGGACCCAGTCCAAACAATTGGAACTTAATTACTTTTAGTATAGAGCATTTATTTGTTAACACATGTTTAAATGATGCGTGTATTATACTTTATCACATTATCATCTGTATATATAGGTCATAAGAATTAGAGGTACtagatatttcaaataaattcatgATGCAAATAACTAGTGTTAATCATTCTACAaatgtatttcaaatatttaaatttccctcCATTCGTATATTTTGTTTCCCGATAAAAATATGCGAACGTATACCATTCTCGGTACAGAAATATAGATCGCATTAATAATCAAACCttgaaacaaatttaaatatcagcgctaaaaataataatttgatagaaaaagattttcatttaaataccGTAACATGTTCAATTGCGCTCCAAGGGCATGACCATCGAAACACTTGCGTTTAAACTCCGTATAATTATAATAGGCCCAAAAGTGATAATTCTGCAAAATGCAGCGCGCGTTTTAGCAAACTGAAAAATTCACTATTAAACTATATTaaaagttttggaattcggaaatctacgaacttgaaaattaagcAATCctaagatttaaagatttaggaatttgaaaatttgaaattttaaaaaatttaagaattaataaattgattcgCAACGTTTAGAATGACGTTTAATCATTGAATAAAAAGAAGTTAATATATGAATTTCTTCCCTATTGCTACGATTTTGCAGAAATATTGCCGTTCAATAtcctataattatacaaaatttagaacAAATCATCGTCCGGGACGTCGTACGCTCCCCTTGTCAGCTGTACCGGAAGGACGTCACGGGTATTTGAATAGCCTGATGGCGCCATCTGTGACGAGAGCAAACGAATTTGTACGAGGCTGACCGAAGCAGTCAGTCGCGGTCGCCATTTTGTCGGGTAGTCATCGGGTACGTCGTGTTTCTTTTCGGGTTGCTGTACAATTTTCGGACAAGCATCTCCGGAAAATTTGGGGTCCGGCACTTTCGTTCGTTCCCCCAAATGGCTTGTTTGAACACCCTTAAGCAGGAGATCAAAACTCTTGAGTCCGTCTTCCCTAAGAGCCATGAGAGATTTCAGATAATGTCTGCGAGTGTGGACGAACTCAGCTGCAGGTTCGTCGGTAAAAATGGGAAGAAATACGAAATACACGCCAATATTACAGTAAGTGTAACAAGCATGGATACAATTTCGGACAGAGTAAGTTTGATATTTGTCAACTATCGAACATTCCTGTTTACACGGGACCGTGTTAACTTTTCATCGCTGTCTACGACTGTTCGGACAAAGAAACAATAACACTCGTGTTGTTATTTGGGCCTTTTGACAAGAGCCATGCCCGAGATCATCTAATACCGCCGTATCGTGTACCACGTTTTTTCCCTATTATTACTTTCTCGTTGCTCTTGTACATTTTGTTGTAGTTACGATCGATTCTTTCTCGCTTCCATGAGGCAGTTTCCGTGGAGATTTTCTGACGAATTAATAGTGCGGTAGAGGTCAATGTATGTCACAAATAGAGGGTAGGCCCCTCGGTGTCTCTTCTGCTTATTTGTATTCGTGAAGAAAAAGAAGCTCTCGTTTACGGCGAAACTATGTGTTCACCAGTTTCGTGTACACCAGATAATATTTGCAGATAAACCAGATAACAATGAACATATCCATTTGCGTTGCTGTTACCGTTGCCATTACCGTTTGCTTCGTTACgaaattttcttcgtttttttaTCGAATATCGAAAAgaaacgtttatttattttctactaCTCTGAATCGGATTCGTACATCGAAGTTCATTAATCTATTGTGATCACGtgcgtttaaaaaaaaaaattgcgttCACATTCTTCTGTTTACTTTGTTGAACTCTAGTCGAAATTTATGAGTCATTAATAATTGACAATGCACATAATATTTcttaaatgtaatattattcagaaatgttaatttaatttcttaagaAATTGAACATCCTTGTTAGTCTCTGCATTGTAATGCAACTACttggaattttaaaagaaatcaTACACATTTCATTATGTTATTGTAAAAACTAAATGTAGGTCGTATAATCTGAttgattgaatattaaaatcatCCAATtcgtttatgaataaaattgatttttttagtGGTTTTACTGATCGCTTCAATAAATCTTTCTGTAAACAGTTCATACTATTTATACAGTATTCAATTTAAATTCTTTGTAATTGCATGTATATTTAATTCTATATGTTATGTTTCTGCAActgtttctatttttctattttgtttcatttgttATCTATGTTTGTATATTgaatttatacatgtataatctataaataaataaatttataatttgtattatgtgtatatatatagagACATGGCACAGACACTGGATCAACTACAATTGCCAATAACCctcatttaaatattatatgagTTCATAATAATGattcattatcaacctaattattatcaaatattctgttcattattattaatttttaaaggcTATTATGGGAGTACTCTAtttcaaagaaattttattgtagTATTATGACAGAAACACaacaactgatattattactgATAACATTAATTCTTTCTATATCTGTACAGAGCATTACTAGTGATAACATTATTGTAAAATCAATCGGTTTTTAATAATAGCcttcaagaattaatttttgattaataaacctaattgtaataatttactattataaattgTGTACCAGAtggataaattaattaaaaatacaataaattattgaaagtaATTATCATGATTAAGTTCAGCATAATGATTGCATAAACTTTACTGAATGTCACAGGAAACCTATCCTTCGACACCACCAGTATGGTTCGCAGAATCAGAGGAGACAAGTGTCACGAATGCGGTACAAATTTTAAGTACTACCACAGGAAGAGACAACCATGTCATTAATCAAGTTGGGATTCTCTTAAAAGAATTATGTAGACTTCACTCGTTACCAGAACCTCCAGATGTTGAAAGGTTGAGGACAGCTTTGGATCCGTTACGCTTAGGAGGACCAAATGAAGCTGCTGCACAAAGGATGGAAGCAGAAGATGCTGAAGATATTGATGAAGACGAAGAAAGTGATACAGAGGAGGACCTTCATTTAGATATGGACGAAGGAGATGTTAATGCCAAGAGTAAGGTAAATATAGTATATTAGtaaatacaagaacaataacaaCATGTACATCATATCCATACTTATCTGTATTTACTAATCTTATTTTGAAGGGTGAAGAAATAGAATTGGAACATCTCGCAACATTAGAAAGGTTGAGACAAAATCAAAGACAAGATTATTTAAAGGGATCTGTCTGTGGAAGCGTGCAAGCCACAGACAGACTCATGAAAGAATTGCGCGACATTTATCGAAGTGACAGTTTCAAAAAAGGTAACAACACATTCTCAAATTGATATAATTAAGTTTTGTAGTGTACTCaaatattaacataaatttGTTACAGGAATGTACAGCATAGAATTAGTAAATGACAGTTTGTATGAATGGAATGTCAGGCTGATGTGTGTTGATCCTGATTCACCTTTGCACAGCGATCTCATACTTCTAAAGGAAAAGGAAGGAAAAGACAGTATTCTTCTTAACATGCTGTTTAAGGTATAATACTTATTTCAATAGATTGATTCTAATTATGTTTTAGCTTTAAGTTGTatctttttaatattgtaaattctaTGCTGAAGTATGATATGCTCTTACTAATGCTAGGATTAATTTACTGTATtggtatttattataataacaatttaaatatcgtCACGTGACCGTTTAATCgatcaattttataaagtagAAACGTGTTTTGTGTTACAGGAAACGTATCCTTTTGAACCCCCATTTGTTAGAGTCGTGCATCCCATGATCTCTGGCGGGTATGTCCTTATAGGAGGCGCTATTTGTATGGAGCTCTTAACAAAACAAGGTTGGAGTTCAGCCTACACAGTCGAAGCAGTTATCATGCAGATTTCAGCAACATTAGTGAAGGGAAAAGCGCGCATACAATTTCAAGGACCGGGTAGTGCTAGCAAAGTGTGTGGACAAGGCCAATACAGTCTAGCACGTGCACAACAATCATTCAAGTCTCTTGTACAAATACACGAAAAGAATGGTAAGAAAGTGATTTTATTCTCTCACCGttgcatttaatattttactcttTCTTCTCCTCAGTAAAATTTAGTATATCGTCAATGAGCAATTTGATTACTGCGTTTAATGTTTCTCTGTTTTCTAT carries:
- the LOC100878807 gene encoding uncharacterized protein LOC100878807 isoform X2, whose amino-acid sequence is MCMDIQVNEKKKKMSDSSVDEDVQIVEARLNKALDKVVVKQELPDEAEIRELAAKMVEANKAKMVNAPGAPSQQQRPPQCLLPQSNFPGILGYLNKRPADSSTTVATKPPSTEGKVPPDDESQRGRFGWTSFDDCHIPYIFRSGEKYCAVRILESKLLNKYLSYLHSDIYSCTCIRSYYITEAESKLFTEINVKHCENQFGREQFTCKDLVVRLSDAKEFYTFLDVCYTKLTTGTNPNVTNGSDKCGFIRINKESVVPYTVKDGLQYVPLFYFEGETENLKLKAEKLEGWDLSYLKFCCKVQGIRNELFASETCSVISLNDIKSYFPPGTGFEDYWPTKVMDSQLLVSSKGGGGGGGWTKQPPTPPATKSVPVQNNTNKASVNARAAPMHNILPRGSVSNASQVQQRQQRPVVTTHPAHSSPNALPSSRSNIVTQPMLNTVQSVNGWTGLVGGQPTFQTALVSQANSIIRMPSTLNMHNQISNPLKTYSQQSSRTRGGGGTAATAQYSGVYPVTTMQTVAQAQPPPLVRATVHSSQPNLGYPTYGKDDWVTSTYTTPTLGVPNAVTASTYPQMLGLSEQVQAMMPSPTSPSTLLHSQRHTPSAVHNTNHSKYPPPLIPVNGSNNSSRDSRGRKPLIPISETLMSTCQVQPYQIQKALVEDKMVPCINFKPYIYSELLMTLPDFVAQYFPACDINSCRQVLTDVLHIDLYQGNRLQMKMLMEAGKCSSLNEELPLIQVKSIMKYMPQLKYMFNRGEMVMPAPAHSAEEHPAKKRQRTS
- the LOC100878807 gene encoding uncharacterized protein LOC100878807 isoform X8: MVEANKAKMVNAPGAPSQQQRPPQCLLPQSNFPGILGYLNKRPADSSTTVATKPPSTEGKVPPDDESQRGRFGWTSFDDCHIPYIFRSGEKYCAVRILESKLLNKYLSYLHSDIYSCTCIRSYYITEAESKLFTEINVKHCENQFGREQFTCKDLVVRLSDAKEFYTFLDVCYTKLTTGTNPNVTNGSDKCGFIRINKESVVPYTVKDGLQYVPLFYFEGETENLKLKAEKLEGWDLSYLKFCCKVQGIRNELFASETCSVISLNDIKSYFPPGTGFEDYWPTKVMDSQLLVSSKGGGGGGGWTKQPPTPPATKSVPVQNNTNKASVNARAAPMHNILPRGSVSNASQVQQRQQRPVVTTHPAHSSPNALPSSRSNIVTQPMLNTVQSVNGWTGLVGGQPTFQTALVSQANSIIRMPSTLNMHNQISNPLKTYSQQSSRTRGGGGTAATAQYSGVYPVTTMQTVAQAQPPPLVRATVHSSQPNLGYPTYGKDDWVTSTYTTPTLGVPNAVTASTYPQMLGLSEQVQAMMPSPTSPSTLLHSQRHTPSAVHNTNHSKYPPPLIPVNGSNNSSRDSRGRKPLIPISETLMSTCQVQPYQIQKALVEDKMVPCINFKPYIYSELLMTLPDFVAQYFPACDINSCRQVLTDVLHIDLYQGNRLQMKMLMEAGKCSSLNEELPLIQVKSIMKYMPQLKYMFNRGEMVMPAPAHSAEEHPAKKRQRTS